From Anopheles funestus chromosome 3RL, idAnoFuneDA-416_04, whole genome shotgun sequence, a single genomic window includes:
- the LOC125770238 gene encoding uncharacterized protein LOC125770238: protein MRSYHRPAYQEPTTILSNLIDRLTKEELRVELERLLSGVDGFEEVFNIGEYAVRDPIKEQLANDFRLLFPIVVKTLSGLHDSDMHDDVENTLQSKIREAFNDFRGLLLSVVQSESEMFNEIEHLQSTIARRPVQNDIKWRTEDLRSEIAPSVVETIYVTQMPVASDKAVVNDYDLEVEHVEPSTEGVIESLETEVPFDVRLQNDKNLEFLPDGRDVKYELSMGPEVLSQEHDDSDEDDDETELIVLTEDANLHKTPVDSGEGSGPTAVLVKDPEIAALIPHIIEQLRMENVTPEEKDALAEIFEDLWPLMVAEADRLRTES from the exons ATGCGTTCGTATCACCGACCGGCATACCAAGAGCCAACAACCATTCTGAGCAATCTTATCGATCGCTTAACAAAGGAGGAACTGCGAGTTGAGTTGGAACGTTTGCTATCGGGTGTCGATGGTTTTGAGGAAGTGTTTAACATTGGCGAGTACGCCGTGCGCGACCCGATCAAGGAACAGCTGGCAAACGATTTCCGGCTGCTATTCCCGATAGTGGTGAAGACACTAAGTGGACTCCATGATTCTGACATGCATGACGATGTGGAGAACACACTGCAGAGCAAGATACGTGAAGCTTTCAACGATTTTCGAGGCCTCCTGTTGAGTGTGGTACAGTCGGAAAGTGAAATGTTTAATGAAATCGAACACCTACAAAGCACGATCGCACGCAGACCGGTGCAAAACGATATAAAATGGAGAACGGAAGATTTAAGATCGGAAATCGCACCAAGTGTAGTGGAAACGATTTACGTGACGCAAATGCCTGTTGCATCAGATAAAGCAGTGGTGAATGATTACGATTTAGAGGTGGAACATGTTGAGCCAAGCACGGAAGGTGTAATAGAAAGCTTAGAAACGGAAGTTCCGTTCGATGTGCGGCttcaaaatgataaaaatctaGAGTTTCTACCGGACGGAAGAGATGTAAAATACGAACTTAGCATGGGACCTGAAGTACTTTCTCAGGAGcacgacgattccgacgaagACGATGATGAAACGGAGCTGATCGTGCTAACGGAAGATGCTAATCTGCATAAAACTCCGGTCGATAGCGGTGAAG GTAGCGGACCGACGGCAGTGTTGGTAAAGGATCCGGAAATTGCCGCACTGATTCCGCACATTATCGAGCAACTGCGCATGGAGAATGTTACACCGGAGGAAAAGGATGCATTGGCTGAAATCTTTGAAGATCTGTGGCCTCTGATGGTAGCCGAAGCGGATCGTTTGCGCACGGAATCGTAG